Below is a genomic region from Gemmobacter sp. 24YEA27.
CCAAAGCCATGAGGCCAGCGGCACCTCGGGGCCCGGGCGTGGAAATTCCCATCGCAGAAAGGCGGCCTCGGCCACAAGGCTGCGCAGATCCGCAAGGCCCCGCACATGTTTATACAGCCCCATATGGCTGACCCCGAGCCGCGCTGCGACCCCCACGACCGTCAGATCGTTCAACCCGATGGCGATGCCGGCATCGGCGATCCTGTCGCGGGTGATGGTTGCCGGTCGGCCCCTGGCGGGCGGGGACGGGCTGAGACTCATGGCTTTCCCTTTTGCAGCGGATCGGGCTTCCGGCTGTGCTGAAGCTTTGAAAGCGTAACGCATAATCATAATTTATCCAATATATTCTATAGCTTGTCGCAAGGTGTCGCGAGAAGTTGACGGTTTTGGTCAATTAGATTATAGGGCTGCAACCAGTTTTAGTTTAGCATCATGCAACTAAATCCCGCAGGGACAATGATCATGAACCAGCCTGACCCGCATTCTGACGTGCATTCCCGGTCCATCGGGCGCTTCGTCCCCCTTTCTCCGCTCCACCGCCGGGGCAGCACATCGTTGCTGCTGACGTCGATGCTGGCCGGGTTCGCGCTTTTGCCGGTCTCTGGCCTGCCTGCCGCCGCCCAGGCCGTGACCGAAGACGAAGAGGCCGCAAAGCAAGACGGCGCAGTCGCGCTTGGCACCATCATCCTGCAAGGCGGCGGCACGCCGGCGCCCTATGCCGGAGGTCAGGTGGCCACCGGCAGCGCGGTGGGCCTTCTGGGCAATAAGGACGTGCTCGATACGCCTTACAGCACGGTCGCCTATACCGAAGACTTTGTGCAGAACCGCGAGGCCCAGGATGTCGGGGCGGTGATTGGCGCGACCGACCCTTCGGTCTATGTCCCCAACAAACGCAATATTTTCGAGACCTATACGATCCGGGGTTTTTCCGGATCGGCCGATGATCTGACCTTCGGCGGGCTGATCGGCATGGCCCCCAATATGCGCGGCACGACCGAGATGGCCGAGCGGGTGGAAGTGCTGAAAGGTCCTTCGACCTTCCTTTACGGCATGCCCCCGGGCGGCAGTGTCGGCGGCGCGGTGGCGTTGCAACCCAAACGCGCGGGTGATGAGCCCCTGACCCGCCTCACCTCGACCTACAGCTCTGACAGCCTTTACGGCATTCATGCCGATATCGGCCGCCGCTTTGGCGCGAATAAGGAATGGGGCATCCGTGTCAACGCGGTCTCGCGCGATGGCGACACGGCGGTCGATGGCGAGAAGCATGGGATGAATATGGGCGCGCTCGCGCTGGACTGGCGGGGCGAGCGCGCCCGGGTCTCGCTGGATTATTACAATATCCGCGAGAAGATGCGGGGCATCAACTATTTCGGCGTCTCGGCCGGGGCCGCCGTCACGGTGCTGCCCGAGCCGCGCGACGGCTCCAACACCCTCGCCGCGCCCTGGTCGTTCAACACCAATTCGACCGAGACCGTCCTGCTGCGCAGCGAGATCGATCTGACGGACAGCATCACCGCCTGGGCAGCCTATGGCCATAAATCGGGCGGCTATGACGCGCTGATCACCTCGAGCCAGATCACCAGCAATGCCGGCGCGCTTTCGGTCAGCGGTGTGCGGTCGCAACGTCAGGGCAGCCAGAATTCCGGCGAGGTCGGCGTTCGGGGCAGCTTTGTCACCGGATCGGTCGGCCATGACTGGGTCGTGACCGCAACCAGCTACGATTCCTCGAACACCTTCAAGGATCGCCGTTTCGCGGTCAGTTCGGTCACCAATATCCAGAACCCCGACTGGGGTCCCGCGCCGGATCTGACCGCCTATAATGCCAGCGGCCCGACATCGATCATGGATCTGAAGCTGGCCAGCCTCGGCCTGTCGGATACGCTGAAATTCATGGATGACCGGCTGCAGGTGACGCTTGGCCTGCGCTATCAGACGGTGAAAAGCGCGAGCACCGCGATCAGCGCCACGGGCGTCCATACTCCGGGTGCACGCTACGATTCCAGCAAGACCTCGCCCGCCATCGCCTTTGTCTGGAAGGCCAGCGAGCAGCTGTCTTTCTACGGCAATTATATCGAGGGCCTGAGCGCCGGTCAGGCCGCGCCTGCCACCGCCGTGAATGCGGGCGAGGTGCTGCCGCCCTACCAGACCAGACAGGTTGAGATCGGCGCGAAATGGGATCTGGGCCGCCTGACCACCACAGTCGCACTGTTCCAGATCGAAAAGCCCAGCGCCTATCTTGATCCGGTCACGCTGATCTATGGCACCTTTGGCGAGCAGCGCAATCGCGGGATCGAGCTGAATGCGTTCGGCGAGGTCCAGGACGGGTTGCGGCTCATCGGTGGGGTATCTTACACCGATGCCAAGGTGACGAAAGCCAGCACCGCGGCCACCACCGGCAAGACTGCGGCGGGCACGCCTGCTTTCATGGCCAAGCTCGGGGTGGAATATGACCTGCCCTCGCTTCCCGGCCTGACGCTGAACGCCAATGTGAACCATACCGGCAAGCGATATGCCAATAATACCAACACGCTGTCGCTGCCGTCGTTCACAGTGCTCGATATCGGCGCGCGCTATGAGACCGAAGTCCGTGGCAACCCGCTGACGCTGCGCGCCACGGTGCAAAACGTCACAAACGAGGCCTATTGGGCCGGCGGCAGCCTCGCGGGCGGCTATGGCGCGCCGCGCACGGTGCTGCTGTCGGCGTCGGTCGATTTCTGACCGGACCTTCGCTGACCAGCCCCCCGCAACCGCCTCCGGGCAGTGCGGGGGCTTTCCATTCCGTTCCCGCATCGGCCTGACCAGATGACGCGCCTTGCGCTGCCCCTGATATTCCTTGCGCTCTGCCTCGCCTCAATCCTGACCGGGGTGAGCCGCATGAGCCTCGCTTCCCTCTGGTCGTTCGAGACCGGGGCCTGGCTTACCCTGACGGCAAGCCGGTTGCCGCGTCTTGCGGCGGTGGTGCTCAGCGGCGCCGGGCTGGCGGTTTGTGGCATCATCCTGCAGCAGATCCTCAGAAACCGCTTTGTCGAACCCGCCACCACCGGCGGGCTGGAGGCCGCGAAACTCGGGATCCTCGTCGCGATCACCCTGGCGCCGGGGCTGGGCCAGGTCAGCCGCATGGTGCTGGCGATGATGTTCTGCCTGGCCGCGAGCCTGATCTTCGTCGCGATCATCAGCCGCATCCGGTTTCGCGACACGGTTTTCGTGCCGGTTGCCGGCCTGATCTACGGCGCCGTGCTGGGGGCCATAGCCGAATTCTACGCCTGGTCGCATAACATCCTGCAAGACATGCAGGGCTGGATGCTGGGCGATTTCTCGCGGATCGTGCAGGGCAATTACGAGATCATCTGGCTGATCCTGCCGGTCGTCGTGGTGACCTATGCCTTTGCCCGCCGCTTCACCCTGCTGGGGATGGGCGAGGAAACGGCGACCAGCCTCGGGCTCAGCTATGGCACCATGGTGGCGCTTGGCCTTTTGCTGGTTTCAGCCACGGTGGCGGCGACGGTGATCGCGGCCGGGACCATTCCCTTCGTCGGACTGGTGATCCCGAACCTTGTGCGGCTGACCCATGGTGACAATCTCGCGCGGACCCTGCCGCTTGTCGCAACCGGCGGCGCCACATTGCTGCTGGCCTGCGATTTGATCGGGCGCGTGGTGATCTGGCCCTATGAGGTGCCGGTCGGGCTGACGGTCGGCGGGATCGGCGGGCTGATCTTCCTCGCTTTGATCCTTCGGAGGGGGAAATGACCCGCCCCCTTGCGATCACCGCAGCGCTGATTGCTCTGGCCCTGCTTTATGTGGCTTTGGGGTCGGGCCTCGATTTCGGCTATGTCATCCCGCGCCGCCTGATCAAACTTGCCGCAATGGTGACCGGCGGCATTGCGGTCGCACTGGCCTCGATCACCTTCCAGACCCTTGCCGGAAACCGCATCCTGACCCCCGCAGTCATGGGCTATGAGGCGGTCTGCCTGATGATGCAGGCGCTGCTGGTTCTGATCCTCGGCACCGGGAGCCTGATACTCTGGGGCGGTCAGGGGTCGATCCTGATCACGCTGGCGGCCATGCTGGCCTGGTCTTTCCTGCTGCATCACTGGCTGTTTCGCCGCGCGCGGGGCGATATCTGGTTCCTGATGCTGGTGGGAATCGTGCTGACCATGGTGATTTCCACCTTCACCCAGTTCATCCAGCTGCGGATCAGCCCGGGCGAGTTCGCGGTCTTCCAGGGCTTTGCCCAGGTCTCATTCGAAAGGGTCGAGACCACGCGTCTGATCATCTCTGCCCTCGCCCTGACCCTGGTCGCGGCGCTGATCTGGCGGCGCGTGCCGGTGCTGGATGTGATGGCGCTTGGCCGCGACCAGGCGATCTCACTGGGCGTCGACCACGCGCGCGAGACCCGCCATCTTCTGGCGCTGATCGCGGTCCTGGTGGCAGTATCCGTCAGCCTGATCGGCCCCACCGCGTTCATGGGGATCTTCGTTGCCAATGCCGCCCGCGCCATGGCGCGCGGTCCCGGCCACCGCCAGACGCTGCCTGTTGGAGCGGCCGTGGCCATCGGGCTTTTCCTGCTGGCCGAGCTGGCAGCAGCCCAGGTCTTCGACCACCGCACCACGGTCGGCATCCTGATCAACCTCACCTGCGGCGCCTGGTTCCTGCTGTTGATGCTGCGCCGCCGGAGCTTTGCATGACCCCGGACACCGCCATGATCACCACCACTGACCTCTCGATGAAACATGGCAGCCGCCTTGTGCTGTCAGGCCTGACGACGGCTTTCCCCCAGGGACAGCTCAGTGCGATCATCGGGCCGAACGGCGCCGGAAAGTCGACGCTTCTGATGCTGATGGCCCGCCTTGCGCGCCCTTCCGGCGGCAGGGTCACCGTCGCGGGCCAGGATATCGCCACGATCGCACCTGCCGCTTTCGCCCGCCAGGTCGCGACGCTGCGCCAGTCGCCCGGCGTCGATCTGCGCCTCACGGTCGGGGATCTGGTCGCCTTTGGCCGCTTTCCCTATAGCCGGGGCCGCCTTGATGCCGCCGACCGCCGCGCGATAGACGAGGCCATTGCGCGGCTCGCGCTCGACCCGTTGCGCGACACGCTGATCGACGAGCTGAGCGGCGGCCAGCGCCAGATGGCTTTCCTTGCCATGACCATCGCCCAGGACACGCCCTGCCTTTTGCTCGACGAGCCGCTGAACAATCTCGATATCCGTCATGCCGCCGGCATCATGCGCGCGCTGCGTGACCTTTGCGCGGATCGTGGCCGCAGCGTAATCGCGGTGATCCATGACATCAATTTCGCCGCCAACAGCGCCGACCATATCCTCGCCTTGAAATCCGGGCGGCTGCATTCCGCAGGCCCGGTCGATCACGTCATCACCGAGGCCAATCTGCAAGACCTCTACGGTCTCGATTTCCGGATCCTTCCACGCCCGCAGGGGCGGATCTGCGATTATTTCACCCCGAAAGGAGAACCGGCATGACCCGTTCCAATCCGCTCAGCCGCTGGCTTGTCCTGCTGGCGGCCAGCTGCCTGCTTGCCCCCTCTGCCGCGCCCGCCGAAACCGAACCGCAGCAGTTCCTGCCGGTGACGATTGAGCACGCGCTTGGGACCACCGTGATTGAGAGCCGCCCCGAACGTGTGGTGGCGCTGGATATGAACGAGCTGGATTTCCTCGACCGGCTTGACGTGCCGGTGGTTGGCACCGCCAAGGATTTCGTGCCGCATTTCCTGGCGAAGTACCGCGATGACCCTGCGGTGGCCGATGTGGGCATGATCGTGCAGCCCAATGTCGAAAAGGTCCATGCGCTGCATCCGGACCTCATCCTGATGACCTCGCTCCAGGCCGCGCATTACCCCGAGATGAGCAGCTTTGCCCCGGTGATCCATTATGATGTCGATTACCGCGACAGCAGCTCGGGCCATATCCAGGTGGTCGAGGACCACTTCCTGACGCTGGCACGGATCTTTGGCAAAGAGGATCTGGCGAAAGACGAGATCGCCGCGCTGGAAGCCAGGATCGCTGCGCTCCGCGGCCTGACCGAAGGTCGCCCGGAGCGCGCATTGCTG
It encodes:
- a CDS encoding siderophore ABC transporter substrate-binding protein, with protein sequence MTRSNPLSRWLVLLAASCLLAPSAAPAETEPQQFLPVTIEHALGTTVIESRPERVVALDMNELDFLDRLDVPVVGTAKDFVPHFLAKYRDDPAVADVGMIVQPNVEKVHALHPDLILMTSLQAAHYPEMSSFAPVIHYDVDYRDSSSGHIQVVEDHFLTLARIFGKEDLAKDEIAALEARIAALRGLTEGRPERALLVLHNNGGFSAFGLKSRYGFVFDAFGVKAANEAAETGLHGQPVTSEFIQATNPDIIYVIDRTAVMEHRPVLDAATIENPLLRETAAWKAGKVIFVDPEAWYTTAASITPLEIIIDDIRKGYE
- a CDS encoding iron chelate uptake ABC transporter family permease subunit, whose amino-acid sequence is MTRPLAITAALIALALLYVALGSGLDFGYVIPRRLIKLAAMVTGGIAVALASITFQTLAGNRILTPAVMGYEAVCLMMQALLVLILGTGSLILWGGQGSILITLAAMLAWSFLLHHWLFRRARGDIWFLMLVGIVLTMVISTFTQFIQLRISPGEFAVFQGFAQVSFERVETTRLIISALALTLVAALIWRRVPVLDVMALGRDQAISLGVDHARETRHLLALIAVLVAVSVSLIGPTAFMGIFVANAARAMARGPGHRQTLPVGAAVAIGLFLLAELAAAQVFDHRTTVGILINLTCGAWFLLLMLRRRSFA
- a CDS encoding TonB-dependent siderophore receptor, with protein sequence MLLTSMLAGFALLPVSGLPAAAQAVTEDEEAAKQDGAVALGTIILQGGGTPAPYAGGQVATGSAVGLLGNKDVLDTPYSTVAYTEDFVQNREAQDVGAVIGATDPSVYVPNKRNIFETYTIRGFSGSADDLTFGGLIGMAPNMRGTTEMAERVEVLKGPSTFLYGMPPGGSVGGAVALQPKRAGDEPLTRLTSTYSSDSLYGIHADIGRRFGANKEWGIRVNAVSRDGDTAVDGEKHGMNMGALALDWRGERARVSLDYYNIREKMRGINYFGVSAGAAVTVLPEPRDGSNTLAAPWSFNTNSTETVLLRSEIDLTDSITAWAAYGHKSGGYDALITSSQITSNAGALSVSGVRSQRQGSQNSGEVGVRGSFVTGSVGHDWVVTATSYDSSNTFKDRRFAVSSVTNIQNPDWGPAPDLTAYNASGPTSIMDLKLASLGLSDTLKFMDDRLQVTLGLRYQTVKSASTAISATGVHTPGARYDSSKTSPAIAFVWKASEQLSFYGNYIEGLSAGQAAPATAVNAGEVLPPYQTRQVEIGAKWDLGRLTTTVALFQIEKPSAYLDPVTLIYGTFGEQRNRGIELNAFGEVQDGLRLIGGVSYTDAKVTKASTAATTGKTAAGTPAFMAKLGVEYDLPSLPGLTLNANVNHTGKRYANNTNTLSLPSFTVLDIGARYETEVRGNPLTLRATVQNVTNEAYWAGGSLAGGYGAPRTVLLSASVDF
- a CDS encoding iron chelate uptake ABC transporter family permease subunit; this encodes MTRLALPLIFLALCLASILTGVSRMSLASLWSFETGAWLTLTASRLPRLAAVVLSGAGLAVCGIILQQILRNRFVEPATTGGLEAAKLGILVAITLAPGLGQVSRMVLAMMFCLAASLIFVAIISRIRFRDTVFVPVAGLIYGAVLGAIAEFYAWSHNILQDMQGWMLGDFSRIVQGNYEIIWLILPVVVVTYAFARRFTLLGMGEETATSLGLSYGTMVALGLLLVSATVAATVIAAGTIPFVGLVIPNLVRLTHGDNLARTLPLVATGGATLLLACDLIGRVVIWPYEVPVGLTVGGIGGLIFLALILRRGK
- a CDS encoding ATP-binding cassette domain-containing protein, whose product is MTPDTAMITTTDLSMKHGSRLVLSGLTTAFPQGQLSAIIGPNGAGKSTLLMLMARLARPSGGRVTVAGQDIATIAPAAFARQVATLRQSPGVDLRLTVGDLVAFGRFPYSRGRLDAADRRAIDEAIARLALDPLRDTLIDELSGGQRQMAFLAMTIAQDTPCLLLDEPLNNLDIRHAAGIMRALRDLCADRGRSVIAVIHDINFAANSADHILALKSGRLHSAGPVDHVITEANLQDLYGLDFRILPRPQGRICDYFTPKGEPA